From the Planktothricoides raciborskii GIHE-MW2 genome, the window AAGGCTGGACAAACGAAGCCCTAGCCTATAATAGTTTAGTCATCGCTTGGCCGGAAATCCAGCGCTTATCCCATCACCAGAAATCTTCCCCCGAACAACTTGGTTTATTGTAACCTTTGTGACCTTTGTGCCTTCGTGGTAAAATAAATATAAAACCACAAAGACACAAAGAACACGAAGGAAAAACCCTTTGTGTCCTTTGTGCCTTTGTGGTAAAATAAATATAAAACCACAAAGACACAAAGAACACGAATAAAAAACCCTTTGTGTCCTTTGTGCCTTCGTGGTAAAATAAATATAAAACCACAAAGACACAAAGAACACGAAGAAAGTCCTATTCGTAAAATAAATACATCTATTATGAGTCCAGAAATTGAAGCCGCGATCGCGGCTATTGAAAAGTTATCTCCCCAAGAACGGCAACAAATTTTGCAAATGTTGCTGGAAAGCCAACAACCCAATCTCGAAAAACTTAGCGATCGCTTTTGGCAAGGATTTGCTTTGCATGAGTTAATAGAATCTCAAAAACCAATAACAGTAAATCAGCCCCAAGAACTCCGGGCATATTTTTGGCCAGAAGAAGAGTCTATTGATGATTTTTTAACTTTTATGAGAGAACAACGTCAAGGAACATTAAGCAGTGATTTAAGTTAAAATGGGTGTGATACTAATCGATACTGATATTACTTCTTTTATTTTCAAGGGTAGTAATTACGCTGACCCTTATCTACCGCTTTTGCCCGGTCATCAGTTAGCCCTTTCATTTATGACAGTTGCCGAACTATTTCAATGGGCAATTCTGCATCATTGGGGCGATCGGCGTCTCGCACAATTAGAGGAATATCTATTAAATTACTTGGTGATTCCAACGGATCTACCTCTTTGTCGGCAATGGGCAAAAGTTCGGGGCGATCGACAAAGTATTGGACGGCCAATTTCGCCTCAAGATGCTTGGATTGCCGCTACTGCTTTGCGTCATAACTTACCCCTTGTCACCCATAATGTAAAAGATTTTCTAGACATTCCTAATCTCCAATTACTTACTCCTCCGTGACCTTTGTGCCTTCGTGGTGATAAAATATAAAACCACAAAGACACAAAGAACACGAAGAAAAAACCCTTTGTGTCCTTTGTGCCTTCGTGGTAAAATAAATATAAAACCACAAAGACACAAAGAACACGAAGGAAAAACCCTTTGTGACCTTTGTGCCTTCGTGGTAAAATAAATATAAAACCACAAAGACACAAAGAACACGAAGGAAAAACCCTTTGTGACCTTTGTGCCTTCGTGGTAAAATAAATATAAAACCACAAAGACACAAAGAACACGAATAAATTAAATAAATTACTAAAGGATAAAATATGAATACTCAGTTAGTTGATTCGATTATTCAAGTGATTCAGGCATTACCCCAAGCCGAACGAAAAATGCTGATCGACCAACTTAATCGCATGGTAGAATCTGACACAAACTCTATTAATGAAGATGCCTGGGAAGTTTGGCGATCGCTAGGGGATGATGCCGTGGCAGGGCGGTTAGAAAATACTTCTATCTACCATGATAAATATCTCTATTCTCAGGAGCAATAAAAAAATTAATGAAAAAAATATTTGTAGATACAAGTGCTTTTGCTGCCCTAGCTGACAAAAATGATGATAATCATATCAAAGCGGTAGAATTTAATCGTCAAGTTAAGGGAATTATTCTCGTGACTAGCAATTATATTTTAGATGAGCTTTATACTTTGTTGCTGATGAATGTTGGGTACGACCCAACGGTAAAATTTAAAGCCAAGCTGGATATACTCATTGCTCATAACCTATTACAAATTGTCTGGATTTTCCCAGAAATTAACCGAAAAACTTGGCAAATATTCGAGCAATTCAATAGAGATAAGCAATGGTCTTTTACCGACTGTACCTCTTATGTAGTGATGAAAGAATCTGGAATTACTGAAGCATTTACTTTCGACCGCCATTTTTCGCAAATGGGCTTTATTCGTCGTCCTGATTAACTTTTAACCTTTGTGTCCTTTGTGTCTCTGTGGTAAAATAAATATAAAACCACAAAGACACAAAGAACACGAATAAAAAACCCTTTGTGTCCTTTGTGCCTTCGTGGTAAAATAAATATAAAACCACAAAGACACAAAGAACACGAAGAAGTCTAATTTAGTTTAATTCTCAAATACTATTATGGCTATTACTAATTATGACCGAGTGACTAAGGCTTTGGCTTTACTCCAGGAAGGTGTTTATCCTTTTTTGGAACGTGAGATGAGAAGTCATTATGGCAGTCGTTGGTTGTCAGCGGCTTCCGCTTGTTTGCCGGATAATTATTTGGGGCGAAAGCAGGATATTCAGGAGGTTTTGCGTCAGGATGTTTCCGCTTTGTTGATTGTGATGTGGGAACAGTGGAATAATGTTTTTAAGAGTGTTTTGGGGCGCAGCGAACGGAGTATTGTTAGCGAGTTACGGGATACTCGGAATGAGTGGGCCCATACGACTACTTTTTCTAGTGATGATGCTTATCGGGCTTTGGATAGTGTTGCCCGGTTGTTGTCGGCGGTTTCTGCCCCCCAAGCGGTGGCGGAAGTTGAACGGCATAAGAAGGAGTTGTTGCGAGTCCAGTTTGAGGAACAAGCCCGTTATCGGTCTCGACGGGCAGCAGTGATTCCGACGGAGGGGCAGCCCCAAGGGGGTTTGAGTCCTTGGCGTGAGGTGGTGACGCCCCATCGTGATGTGGCTTCCGGTCGGTTCCAGCAGGCGGAGTTTGCGGCAGATTTGTGGCAGGTGTATTTGGATGAGGGGAGTAATGAGTATCGCGACCCGACGGAGTTTTATGGTCGGACTTATTTGACGGAAGGGTTAAAGCAACTTTTGGCGAATGCCCTACGGCGGTTGAGTGGTCAGGGTGGAGATCCGGTGATTTCTTTGCAGACGAATTTCGGCGGTGGGAAAACTCACGCGATGTTAGCCCTTTATCATTTGACTAATGCTTTGAAAATTTCCGATTTGCCGGGGATGGAGTCGATTTTTCAGGATTTGGGTTTTCAGGAACCGCCCCAAGATGTGAATGTGGCGGTGTTGGTGGGGAATAAGTTACAGCCGAGTGGGATTGTTGGTTATAAGCCAGAACATGAGGGTCAAAGTCGCCCGGTGATTAATACGCTTTGGGGTGAGTTGGCTTGGCAGTTGGGTGGGGCGGAGGGTTATGAGTTGGTTCGCAAGGCGGATGAAACTTCGACTAATCCTGGGGATGCGTTGAAGGTTCTGTTTAATCGGTTTGCCCCTTGTTTGATTTTGATTGATGAGTGGGTGGCTTATGCGAGGCAGTTGCATGACCAGAGTGATATTGCCGGGGGCAGTTTTGAGACGCAGTTTACTTTTGCCCAAACTTTGAGTGAGTCGGCGAAGAATGCCGATCGCACTTTGTTGGTGGTGAGTATTCCCGCTTCTGATATTTCCGACCCTCATACGGGTCAAACTCGCAGCAATGATATTGAGACGGGAGGAGAACGGGGGAAGGAAGCCCTGGAACGGTTGAAGAATGCGATCGGGCGGGTGGAGTCCCCTTGGCGTCCCGCGACGGGTGAGGAGAGTTTTGAGATTGTCCGACGGCGGCTATTTCAAACCAATACAGACCCGAATTTATTTGTGAAACGGGATGCGGTGGTTCGGGCTTTTGCCGAAATGTACCGCAACCAAAGTCAGGAGTTTCCCTCGGAATGTAAGGAACCGGATTATCAGCAGCGAATGAAAGCCGCTTATCCTATTCATCCCGAACTGTTCGATCGCCTCTATTCGGACTGGTCGAGTTTGGATAAGTTCCAACGGACTCGCGGGGTGTTGTGTTTAATGGCGAAAGTGATTCATTCTCTGTGGGAACGCAATGATCAAAGTTTAATGATTATGCCAGCCCATGTAGCGATCGATGATGTCCAAGTGCAGTCGCAACTTAGTCGCTATTTAGAAGATAACTGGATTCCGGTAATTGAGAAAGATGTAGATGGGCCAAATTCCTTGCCCTTAACTCTCGATCGCCAAAATCCCAACTTTGGCCGATATTCTGCTTGTCGTCGAGTGACGCGGACAATTTATATGGGGTCAGCCCCCACGTTGCGGGCGGCAAATCGCGGCTTAGAAGACCGTCGGATTAAGTTAGGTTGCGTACAACCGGGAGAAAATCCGGCAGCGTTTGGGGATGCGTTGCGGCGGTTAAGCGACCAAGCGACCTATATCTATTTAGATGGTAATCGCTATTGGGTTTCGACACAACCGAATGTGAACCGAACGGCGATCGAACGGACCAATCAATTATTAGAAGAAAACGAACGCTATAAGGTTGAGGCAGAAATCGTCAGACGGCTGAAAAAAGATAAGTCCAAAGGTGAATTTAGTGCGGTATTAATAGCCCCAGAATCTACCGCTGATATTGCGGACGATGCCAACAATTTGGGGGTGCGGTTGGTGATTTTGGGGCCGCAATATCCCCATAGTCGGAATAATCCAGAAAGTAAGGGGCAAAAATGGGCGGAAGACGCTTTACACCATAAAGGAAATAGCCCCCGGTTTTATAAGAATACGCTGCTATTTTTAGCTGCCGATAGCAATAAAATTGAGAATTTAGCCCGGAATGTGGCGCAATATCTGGCTTGGGAGGCGATCGTTGAAGATAAGAAGATTTTAAACCTAGATGCTTTCCAAGAAAAGCAGGCGATTAATAAAAAAGAGCAGTCAGATAAAGATGTAGCGGTGATTCTGCTGGATACTTATCAATGGTTGCTGGTGCCGACGCAAGAGTTAAGAATAGAGGAAAGAGAAGATAGTAAAGCGGAAAATAGTCTCTCTCCTATCTCTTCTATTATCTCGCCGATTGAATGGAAAGAAACCCGCTTGCAAGTGCAAGGTTCTCTGGTAGAAACTGCTAGTAAAAAAGCCGAATATGAAAGTAATTTACTCACGACTTATGGCCCTAATCTTTTGCGGCTTGAAGTGTTAGATGAGATATTATGGCGCGAACGATATCATCTTGACCTAAGCAGCTTGTGGGACTATTTGACCCGCTATTTATATTTACCCCGGTTAAAGGATAAATCGGTTCTTTTAGAATGTATTCAAAAAGGGGTAAATGTGATTAATTGGGCGGATCACTTTGCATTTGCCACAGGTTTTGATGAGGTCAAGGGCGAATATATCGGGTTACAATTTGGCACTGCAATTACTCCTAGTATTAGCCCAAATAGCCTGATTGTCAAACCGGAAATTGCCCAAAGACAAATCGATGCGGCACAGGCGGCAAAAGCATCTAATAGTCCCAGTATTTCAAAATGTGCCGCAAAAGGTGGGGCAGATCAAACATCAGGAACTAGCGAAAAAACCGACGCTAATGATGATAGCATAAAGCCACCAGAAAAGCAACCCCCCCGCCGATTTCATGGCAGTGTGGAAATCGACCCGATGCGGATTAATCGAGATGTAAGTGCGATCGCTAATGAAATCATCCAACACTTGACAGCTTTAACAGGGGCAAAGGTAAAAATTACCTTAGAAATTTCAGCGGATATCCCCGAAGGAGCACCAGATAATATTGTCAGAACGGTGACAGAAAATTGCCTAACTTTGAAATTTAAACATCAATCTTTTGAGTCAGAGTAAATAGATTTGAGGGAAAAAATAAGTAATTTAAACCACAGAGGCACAGAGAAACACAGAGGAGTTCGTCAATTTGTCTTTGTTTCTATGGGAATTACTGGCGGAATAATGGTCTTGCAACAGCGATAATTTCTGATGTTTTCGTAAAACAGGTGACAACCAACAACCACCTTGCCCTGAGTTTCGACCCTTCGACCCCACTCCCTTTGACTTCGCTCAGGACTCAACTTCCGCGAAGCGATGTCCTGAGTTCTGAGTCCTGAGCCCTGAACCCTGAGCCGGTCGGGATGCGAAGGGTCGAGATGCGAAGGGTCGAAGGGCAACCAACAACCAACAGCTAATTATTGTCCTTCAAAGATAACAATTCTAAAGCATTATTCACAAATAAAGTTTGCTGCGGGATGCCAATAGAAATACCGGATTGATCTAATCGGGTTTTTAATCGACGACGGCATTCTCGTCCCACAATCAAATGTTGTAAAGGCTTTACCTTTATCCAAACCCGAATCATCAACCCCGCATGATCCATACGGTCAATGCCTAAAAGTTCTGGAGGGGCAATAATTTTCTCGCGCCATTCAGGTTCGTTGTAAATCTCATCAACCACTTCTTGAATTACCGCAAAAGCTTGATCGATATTTGTCTGATAAGACACATCCAAAGTCAGATCGACTCTAGCCCATTCTTTGGAAAGATTTTGGACAATGGTAATAGAACTGTTGGGAATTGTAATTAAGCGACCTTCTCCGTTTCTCAGTTGAGTGATGCGTAGATTCATGTTCTCCACCAGTCCACCGACATCACCCACGGCAATCACATCGCCAACGGCATATTGGTCTTCTAATAAAACAAAAAACCCATTTATCGTATCTTTAATCACATTTTGTGAACCCAAAGAAATAGCTAAACCTAAAATTCCGGCTCCAGCCAGCAACGGGCCAATATTAATCCCAATCACGGATAAACCGACGAAAATCCCTACAGTAATTAATAGGCCACTACTGAGATTTTTAAGCACTCTGGAAAACGTAGAAAATCTTAAAGCGAGGCGTTCAGAATTGTCAATCGATTTAAATTTTCTGTTTTCTAAAGCAGCAAAGAAGCGATCGATTGCCATTCGACCGATCCGAATCGCCAAATAAGTGGAAAGACCTGTAAATATTAGCTGTAAAGGAATTGGCAAAAGGGAAATAATTATAGGTTGTAACCAGCGGCTATAAGGAAATATGCCTAAAACAACATAAGTGCCAACTCCCAAAACTCCCCCTTGACCCAAAGGCACCAGCCCTTGTTGGATTTCGTTAAAATTTCGTTTTTGCAGTAGGGTAATCCGTTGTTGCAATAGAGGGTTTACTGCTTCAGAAGATTCTGAAAAATTTTCTAAAGAATCTAAATAATTTTCCGATGATTCCGAGATGTTGGTCTTGGTTTCAGTTTCTTTATCTGCGGTTTCTGGAGTAATTTTAATTTCAATTTTTTTATGGTCTTTTTGCAGTTTTTGCTGCATAGAAACCAGAGTCAAATTAGACAATATTATGATAAAAATTACTACCGCAGCGGACATGGCTTGTTTTTTAAGTGCTTCGGGTTGACGTTCTAACTCAGCGTTTTTTAAGGCTTGTTGAATTTCTTGAATCCATTGGTAGGCTAAGGTTTCTAAGTCAATGCCCTGAATTTCCGCATCGAGATTGGTAACGGTTAAAATATAAATGGGTTGGGGTTGATTTTGCCAAGAAACGTAAATAACTGGCAGACCATTAACCGTTTCATAGTAAACTTTAAGCGTGTTTGGCTCAAAATTGCTTTGAAGCACGGTTTTTAGATGATGTTCAATAATTTCTGTCCGATTGTTGGTTAAGGGAGCGATGGAAAATATGATTCTGCCATCCAGTCTGACCGGGGCAGGAGTAATTTTTTGATTTTGATTAGCAGATAATAGAGGCGGCAAAATGATTTGCCAGCTTGTTCTGGCGGTGGATTTGGTGACTGGTTTAAACAGGGGAGGTGTTGACGAAGTTGCTGGGCTAGATGCTTTTGGTTGATCTGACGAGTTGGTTGGAGTTACTAAGGCTGGTTGAGGGTTGGTTTGAGCTTTTGTTAGTGGTTCTGAGGTAGATGTGGTGTTTGGACGGGTCGGTTCGGTTTGTGACCAGGCCGCAGAAATGGCTGATGGGTTGAAGCTGAGGGTACAAGCGATCGCGATCGCCATCAGGGTTTTTCTTGGCGGCTTTTTCCGGGGATGCTTTCTGGCCATTTTATTATGGTGATACATGGTCTGATTTTGGTTCATCAATCGATTTAGGGTTTGCTTTTGTCGCTGATACATATTGATTTGAGGTAAAAAGTCTCATACAATCCTGATGAACTTCACAAAACTTCATTGTCAGAAGATTATCACGAAAGTTAGAAATCTATCAGAAACTTAGTGGTGCGTTCTTATTAGCATAGAGGGTGATGATTCGGTAAACTGATGGCAAGTTTTTCTGTTAACACTTAATTTTGGATCGGGAGGTAGCGGTGACTGGGGGATATTCACAGAACAACGATGATACCAATGTCAATAATATCAGCGATCGGGTCTGCGAGTTTGACCGGGCGATGATGCAAAAATGCCTGGAACTGGCACGCCTTGCCCTGGGAAAGACTGCCCCTAATCCCCTGGTGGGTGCAGTGGTGGTCAAAGATGGTCAAATTGTGGGCACGGGCTTTCATCCGGGTGCTGGTCAGCCCCATGCGGAGGTGTTTGCTTTGCGGGAAGCCGGGGAAGAGGCGAAAGGTGCGACGATTTATGTCAGTTTAGAGCCGTGCAATCACTACGGACGCACGCCTCCTTGTTCGGAGACTGTGGTGCAAGCGGGGGTGGCTAGGGTAGTGGTGGGTATGGTGGATCCGAATCCCCTGGTGTCTGGTGGGGGAATTGCCCGGTTGCGATCGGCGGGGATTGAAGTGGTGGTGGGAGTGGAAGAGGAAGCTTGTCGTAAGTTGAATGAAGCTTTTATTTACCGCATTACTCACCATCGGCCTTTTGGGATTTTAAAATATGCTATGACCCTGGATGGCAAAATTGCCACAATTACTGGGGATAGCAATTGGGTGACTCAAGATGCGGCTCGCCATGAGGTGCATAGGGTTCGAGCCGCTTGTGATGCGGTGATTGTGGGGACGAATACGGTTTGCCAAGATAATCCATTTCTGACCAGTCATCATGCCGGAACTCATAATCCATTACGAGTGGTAATGAGTCGGAGCTTGAAGTTGCCCGCAGAAGCTCATTTGTGGGATGTTTCTGAGGCGCCAACTTTGGTGTTTACAGAAGTGGGCAGTAATCCTGAGCTACAAAAATTGTTGCTGAATAAAGGGGTTGAACTGGTAGAGTTTGACACTTTGACTCCAGGAAAGGTGATGGAATCTCTATATCAGCGAGAGTTGCTCTCGGTGTTGTGGGAATGCGGCGGGACTTTGGCGGCTCCGGCGATCGCCTCTGGTGCGGTGCAAAAAGTTCTGGCCTTTATTGCGCCGAAAATTATTGGTGGAGAGAGTGCGCCTTCTCCGGTGGGCAATTTAGGTTTAACATCGATGAGTCAGGCATTGATGTTAGAGCGAGTACAATGGCGCACGGTTGGCTCTGATTGTCTGATGGAAGGATATTTACCGGAAAATCAATCGGCAAAACCGTAAAGGCTTTACCAGTATTCTGGTGCTTCTGGGGAAGATTTACTTATGCTTGAAGTTTTGATCTGGAGCCTATTTGTGGGTACGTTAGGCATAGATGGCGTGCTGGTCAGTGCATGGCTGCGTTGGCAGCAAACGGTTGTCACCACTGAGGAGGAAGAGGAGGAGGAAATTTTGAGTAACCATGAATTTAAAGATCGGTTGACTGGAGAATCTTTTTCCGGGGGGACGGTGGGGCGATCGCCTCAGACTTTGAATGGTTTAGCCAGTTCTGCCGTTCCGCATCCAGGTTCCACCGTCCCCCCTAAACCTGTCCCTCCAGCTACGCCTTTACCTAACCGGAAAAATATGGCGGCTATAAAAACTCAACCCCAGAAAGCTGACCTCCCGCAGGAGCAAACTGCTGTGATTTATGAGCCGACAAATTTAGCTAATCTTGAACCAGATATCCTGAGCCAGTGTCCGCCGGTTGTAAATGGTTTTGATTATGCTGAAATCAGAGAAAAGCCAATGTATTTTACCGATGCTTCCACCACTGAGTGGGAATATAAAATTGTTCGCGCTCATTATGATTTATTTGGCAATGCTAATGAGTTTGTTAAGTTATGTGAAGAAGAAGCCCAAGCGGGCTGGATTTTGTTAGAAAAGCTGGATGATCGCCGAGTAAGGTTTAAGCGTTCTGTGGCCATGCGCGAACAATTTGATGGGAGTCAGCTTTCTTTTGACCCTTATCGGTGTTATTATGGCCCTTCTAATCAATGGACTCATTTTGTGGGGGCGATCGCGGCGATGACGGTGATGGTTTTACCGGCTTATTTAGGTTATATTTTGGTGTCTCAGACTACACAAGAAGCCCCGAAACAAAATTCTCAAACCCAAGCCCCTGTAGAGTTGATTAATCCAGATTTTGCTCCGCCACAAATTCCTTAATTTGATACTAATTGATGCTAATTGATGCTTGATGCTAATTGATGCTAATTGATGCTAAAATTGCCGATATATGCGGATATATAAAGTGATTTATTTGGGTATTTATTTTTATTGTTATAAAAATAAAAATAAATAACTGATCTAGGCCAGATTTGCTAGATTATTGTTAGTTTGTGAGGGCGGGCCAGAGTATCTGTGATTTTTAATTATAAAGTTTTAATGATTAATTGATGAAGGATTTCGCCAAATGATGCTATGGTTGATGGTTGGTTGTTTTCTTGAAGAGCATCAATGGCTGAAGTCCCTACATCTGCGGCAGAACTGGTCGCGACCCTGGCGGAACTGCCGGATCTGAATTTTCAATTGCCAGATCCAGAAGATGAACAAATCTCCGATTTTGATTTTACCGATCAGGTGGAAAATGCCTGGAAAGTTTGCGATCGCTTTGATTTGCAAACCGATATCTGGCGGGGAAGGATTCTACGAGCAGTGCGCGATCGGGAAAAAAAAGGGGGAGAAGGACGCGGCGCCGGTTTTCTCAACTGGCTCAAAGACCGAGAAATTAGTAAAAGTCAAGCTTATGCCTTGATAGAACTGGCGAACAGTGCCGATACTCTACTAAGTCAGGGACACCTTGACCCAGAGAACATCAATAAATTCAGCAAACGAGCTTTTGTAGAAACGGCCAAGTCCGCCCCAGAAGTTCAAGAAACCATTGCTCAAGCGGCTCGGAATAGCGATCGCATCACCCGCAAAGAAGTGCGACAACTGTCGGACGAATGGACTGCCATGACCAGCGATCTCTTGCCAGAGGAACTCAAAGAAAAAGCCACATCCGGGTCTTTACCCACCCGTTATCTGGCGCCCTTGGTCAAAGAAATGGAAAAGTTGCCAGAAGCCCATCAAAAATCAATTCGCGCTGAGGCGGCAGAAAATCCCGACGTAGATACGGTCAAGCAACTAACCTCTGATGCTCGCAACCTAGCCAAATATATAGAAGCAGCGGCACAGGTTCAAACGATTAACGAACAGTCGTTAGATATTGAAATGGCTTTAGAAGAGGCTTTACGCTTAGGCTGTTTAAACACCGCCGCTGATATGGTCAAGCAAGCCGCTATCTTAGAACAGTCTGTCACCAAGCTCTACACCACCTGGCGCAGGTTAGCGAATTTAACCGATCGCCTCTATGTCGATACCGGGGCGAGCACCCCAAACTTACGGGCGTTACTCACTTGCTTGGATAAACTTGCCCGGAACACGATCGAGGTGCCAATGGACGAAGGTAGCGATCGCACCATTCGCCTACAAGTCCTCAACGAATAGAGAAGTTTCCGGGGCAGGGGGCATCCGGGGCGGGGATGAGGGGCTTTAGGAGAGAAAAGAGAGGAGAGAGAATTTTCATGGTTCACCTCTTTCATTAGCATCCTATGCATCCTCTTTCATTAGTATCCTCCCCCGCCTGATTGACGGCTCGATTGGCGGCTCGATTGGCGGCTCCCCATTAAGACGTGGTGGCACACCGTCAGCGCAATAGTTGTGAAACAACCGATTTGAAACATCCCAAGGGTCAGGTCGTCCATGTTAAAGAAAATGGTCAAGCGATCGCCACTGAGTTAAATTACTCGAATATTCAACTATTGACCGTTGACGGTTGATAGTTACAGAAACCCGGTTTTTTAATTGAGATTTGGCTTTGATGCCTAAGCCTGCCCCCGTGAAGACGGGGGTTTACTCATAAACTCTGTTTCTTGGCTCGGCGATCGGTTATTAGTTATTGATTTTCGGAGATCAATAATAACATCACTTACTTAATATTTAGGGTTTTGTAGGGGCAATCCCCCCGTGGTTGCTCTTTTTCCCTTGGTGGTGGTTGCCCATCTTTCGTGGCGGTGGTTGCCCTAATATAAGGTTAATAGGCAATTCCTAAATGAATAACTCATCAGCGATCGCCATCAATTTTAATAACAGAAAAAATCAATTAGCTAGATTAGCGTATTAGATAGACCACTGATGCACAATCCATCTATTTCTCGGCCAAATGTTCCTAAAAGTATAATTTTCGGTATCATCATCCTGTGTATCTTACCGTTTTTATTAAATCAATTGGGACTAGATTTTTCTACGCCAGGAACTCCCCTAGAAGTCACCGAAATCCTTGACTGGGACTCAGAAAAGTTAACCGATGCGCTGCATCTCACTTTAGCCGGTAGCTTTGTACATACTTTATTAGAATGGACTGCTTGTTGTGCTGCCATTGTAATTGTCTTTTTAAGCTTACTAAATTACACCGCAACCGGCAAACCTATCTCGCCAATTTTAGGGTTAGCATTATTTTTTGCTGGACTAATGGATGCTTTTCATACTCTGATGGCAAATCGACTCCTAGATTTGGCGATTGATAATCCGAATCTGATTCCTTTTACATGGGTAATCTGCCGTTTATTCCATGCTCTGATTATGGTTTTTGGCGTCAGTATTTTAATCGTTTATTCACCGGACACAGATCGAAAAAACCAGCGAAAAACTTTGATATTTATCTCTATATTTAGCTGCATTTTTGGCATCATTGCTTATGGTATTATTAATTTCTATGCCAGCAACCATAATCTGCCCGAAACTATCTTTCCTAATCAGATAATCTCTCGGCCTTGGGATGTTATTCCCATGCTAATATTTGCTTTTGCCGGATTGGTCATTTATCCCAAGTTTTACCAGCAAAATCCGAATGTTTTTACCCATTCTATCGTGATTAGTGTCATTCCTAACATAGCGACTCAGCTTTATATGGCTTTTGGCTCTAGCGCCTTATTTGACAATGGGTTTAACATCGCTCACTTTCTCAAGATTTTTGCCTATCTTGTACCTTTGATTGGCTTATCCTCTGACTATATTAATAGTTATCGCAACCAAAATCGCTCTTTGTCAATCGACTTACAGCGCAGTTGGGAATTTCTTAATTCTCTCGCGGATCAAGTTCTAGATTCAACTCGGTTAACTCGACCACTTCAGGAATCGGGAGAACAACTAGAAAGCATGGTAATTCAACAAGTCACAGCCACCCAAGAGGCTGTCCAGACAACTCAAGAAATATCGGCAGTTTCAGAACAGTTATTCTCAATAGTAGGCGAAATAGAGCAAGCTTTTACTAGGATAAAAAATTCTGGCGATTCCCTTTCCTCTAAGTTGGGCAATATCG encodes:
- a CDS encoding methyl-accepting chemotaxis protein: MHNPSISRPNVPKSIIFGIIILCILPFLLNQLGLDFSTPGTPLEVTEILDWDSEKLTDALHLTLAGSFVHTLLEWTACCAAIVIVFLSLLNYTATGKPISPILGLALFFAGLMDAFHTLMANRLLDLAIDNPNLIPFTWVICRLFHALIMVFGVSILIVYSPDTDRKNQRKTLIFISIFSCIFGIIAYGIINFYASNHNLPETIFPNQIISRPWDVIPMLIFAFAGLVIYPKFYQQNPNVFTHSIVISVIPNIATQLYMAFGSSALFDNGFNIAHFLKIFAYLVPLIGLSSDYINSYRNQNRSLSIDLQRSWEFLNSLADQVLDSTRLTRPLQESGEQLESMVIQQVTATQEAVQTTQEISAVSEQLFSIVGEIEQAFTRIKNSGDSLSSKLGNIAQETTHLPQIINQINYIATQTKMLSLNASIEATKVGKEGTGFTVIANEIIKLAEQTSAITQEINPMIQGMQAAVNSGVKEMNKLNHLTIEEVNKLTAITQTIDRTIKMQRDGAYKIQESLKELSYASENASNYLRKTLDKTNDSLENLHQSVEQLQAEMLRLADRDKAF
- the ribD gene encoding bifunctional diaminohydroxyphosphoribosylaminopyrimidine deaminase/5-amino-6-(5-phosphoribosylamino)uracil reductase RibD, with translation MMQKCLELARLALGKTAPNPLVGAVVVKDGQIVGTGFHPGAGQPHAEVFALREAGEEAKGATIYVSLEPCNHYGRTPPCSETVVQAGVARVVVGMVDPNPLVSGGGIARLRSAGIEVVVGVEEEACRKLNEAFIYRITHHRPFGILKYAMTLDGKIATITGDSNWVTQDAARHEVHRVRAACDAVIVGTNTVCQDNPFLTSHHAGTHNPLRVVMSRSLKLPAEAHLWDVSEAPTLVFTEVGSNPELQKLLLNKGVELVEFDTLTPGKVMESLYQRELLSVLWECGGTLAAPAIASGAVQKVLAFIAPKIIGGESAPSPVGNLGLTSMSQALMLERVQWRTVGSDCLMEGYLPENQSAKP